The genome window cataaaaatatgtccttaacacaGAACTCATTTTAGATGCcgaaagaaggaaaaaaccTAGAAAAAATGGTGATGCTGTTATGGACTATTTGGTTTCACAGAAATCAGATAAGAGTGAAGAATGCAGATTACCCAATTTCATTGCCTCGAATGCACAACAAACACTCCAAATTTCAGCATAACAAACAGCACAGCCTCATCACCAATTTCCACTCACGTTCCCATACAAAGTAGATGGTCTCCCCCTCCCTCAAACTCTTGGAAGGTAAACTTTGATGGAGCGACATTCAAGGATATCAGCAAAGCAGGACTAGGTGTGGTGATACGGGACAGCCAAGGTCAGGCCATTGCTTCTCTGTAGGAACAGATTCCTCTCCTCTTTTCTTCAGATGTGGTTGAAGCCTTGGCAGCAACGAAGGCTATTTCTTTTGCTCTGGAAATAGAATGTTCCTCCTTTATACTTGAAGGTGATTCAAAACTTGTGATAAAGACCCTTAGCAGTGAAGAGATTTCCCTTTCGGCTTTTGGTCATATTCTTAAGTCAGTCAAAGTCATGACAGAAGCCAActgtatttctttttctcatgtACGTCAACTTGGTAATTCTATTGCTCATAATCTAGCTAAACATACTTGACATGTTAGTGGTTACACgatgtggatggaggatgttccttCGCATCTTTATTCTGTATTGTTAGCCTATACTGGTtgattttctaataaaaattccCAAGTTTcattctataataataataataaattaataattatttcatttattcGAGAacatacaataaatttataactATACAAAAACCCCATATCGTAATGATATAAAACATACTATTTCACAAGTTTCTATGAActatataattttatgaaagatcaACTCATTTTTTAATACCTATACACATTTTCGTCATGATATTCTTGCTtctttcttagaaaaaaaaaattatcatttaacAAAACTCAATGAACTGTAAATATAGCACTTATgtaatttgtattatttatatgattatgAGGTAAGTGTGTCcttttcaacaaaaaagaaaaaaaaaaacagaggtaagtgtgtgtttgatataatttattttagtgaGATAGAAATAAGTTAAGTTTAAGGTATATATACttataaatgaataaaagattttttttctttaaaaatatatatatatccaaaaaaataaactgaattaattaaatcataATAGATGCCATCAtgatcttatttttattgacttatattttaaaagaaataaattaaaaaaaaaaaaacataattatacataaaaagaGCGTAAAATGCTAAAGTGCACaataatttctataaaaaaataatgacaataatTGAATTAAGATTTTAAGCTAAAACAAATAAGTCCTTAAAAGATCAACACGTACAAGTGGCAGATTAGTATTTTCTGATTAATTACAGGTCTTTTGCTAATTGACTTATTTTAATAGAGTCCATAGACAGATGGTTTTGGCCACAGGAGACCATTCTTTCTATCTGACTCAAAGACTTTGGTCTGTGGTGGAAAGTGGAATTCCAACCTTGAAATTTCCTCTGAAGCAAGGTGGGTTTTTGTCAGCAAACTCATATTGATATGATTTTGAAACTGAGACTGAAACTGAAACTATTCAACCcctattattaataattcacttgctcttatttcttttccttcagtTCTTCTCTGCTTTGTCTCTGATTTTACTACTGCTGGGTATGTAAAAATCACTTCTTTGAGGCAAAATATTGAGGCCCAACTCTTTTTCACAAACATGTTTCAGTATTTCTCAAAATGGTTTGGTGTTGGATCTTTAAAAGCtatcatgcatttttttttttttctcttttggtgtttgctctgtttttattattatctatatttgTTTCATGATTTCAAAGATTGAAgcttgaacctttttttttcctctctaaatGGCTCTTACTTGGAATGCCAGTGTggtagtgtgtgtgtgagagagattTGATGACCAATTATGGTAATGAGATAATTGGAACTGAACTTATTTGTTGATTGTATGGTTTTCCTTTTGTGAAGTAGGATTCGCATGTTTATGAGGGATGTCATTGGCTTGAGGCATACaagtttttcatttgtttttttcttttttgtttcattgATTTTAAGCCAATTCCAATGTTGTGGTGCTGTGGCTAGGGATGAATACCTTGTTTTATGTCAGAGGAGGATTGCTGATGACTTTGTGGGTGAAATGTGGTTCATGGTTTATTTCCTCTTGTGGGTGTTAATCTATATGTTGAATTGTTGAATTGTATACTAAACTTCAGATCCTTTTTTACATCTTATGGTCTTTCAAATTGCCATTTCTTTCTTAAGAATTGTACGCATTTAGTTGGACAGTTCCTTATAatttatttgcttgttaagATCGTGATCAAATTGGATGAATTTTATGAGCTGAAGGAAGATTTGGTAACTTTTAATGCAGAGAGGGAATGGAGGATGCATTCTGTGGTAATAGCGGGGGGGTGGTGTGGAGTGGGGTGGGGTTTAAAGAGAATATAAGACTGTCTAACCTTAATTGTTTTTCATTGTGAGTTAGTTCTAGAGAATGACATCTTATGTAGTGTTCTTCAACTTTGTATCTACTTATCTTGGAATTGAATAAATCTGTGAAGTGGTTACTCCTTGATTTTTGGTATCTGGGTTAAGATAACCTTGAAGGGAGAAAGGAAGGTAAATCACTGACTAATTGGTGTGACACTATATGAATGTGAACGATTGTGATATTTGtgttataaaattaaagagCACGAAATATTGACTTGCATTTGGAATTCTATGTTTTACAAAATTTGACCACTTAATTATTCGAGTCTATCTAACTGAGATTAATAAAATGCAGAGATTACAGTTTCTGTAGTTTGTCTACAATTGatatgattgaagaaatttaaGGAAGAAGGAGAAATATTTTAGGGGaataattgttatttatatGCCCTAGAAGTACTGGATATTTGTGGATTATTGAGATGAACAATATAACAGCCACTTCCTCTCTGAAGTAAATTAGGATATACTCACTTACAAATGCTGCCACAGGATTCCatccatgtgtgtgtgtgtgtgtgtttttggtcaTTCTCTGAAAGTTACCATATGATCTTGTTACTTATTTATGCAAATTACTCAAATCTGTATGTATCATGTCAACAGAGAAGaactcatttaaaaatttagacaAGTTTTATGAAGTTGCTTATATTTGTGTAACCAATGTCTGTTACTGTGATACAGATATTGAGCTGCATtatgaaagaaaattcaagGCTTTCTATGTTGCTGCCATGAACACCAAATAACAGTGAAGAAGAGGCCAACTTATGGCCAGTTGATTTCAGTTGAGTTCCAAAACAGCCCTACCCTGAAAAGACTCCCTGTACAGACTCTGTTGAGGGACCTGGCAGACTCTGTGAGCAAGTTATTCTTCAATGCAAGCATCACAACGGCTCAGAATTTCAGGCATGTCCAACGGATTGTACTATCAACCAATTCGAGAAGTTGAGGCCAACTGCTTGCCTCAATTTCAAACATTTGACTGTCAGCCATACTACAATGATAGCAGCCAAGCATCCAACAACTACCTGGCTCAGAATTTCTATGAGCGGTATTGCACTTTGGAGTCATCCTCGGCAAATGGTAGCTATGCTGTTCATAATTCCCCATCAACTGTCAGTTTCTCGCCCAATGGTAGCCCGATGTCTCAGCAAGATTCTCATTCATACCCTGCCGACCCACACTATTCCCCTGATAATACCTATGGCTCTCCAATAAGTGGGTCCTGCATAACTGATGAAGTACATGATTTCAAGCACAAACTGAAAGAACTGGAAAATGTAATGCTGGGTCCTGATTGCAATGTAATGCTGGGTCCTGATTGCAATTTTCTTGATAGCTATGATAGTTCCTTCCAGAATGGTATAAACAATACTTCACTGGAAATGGACAGCTGTAGACAAGTAATGGAAGCAATTTCTAATAGGAACTTAAAGCAGATCCTTATCTTCTGTGCAAAAGCAGTATCAGATAATGATCTGTTAATGGCACATTGGTTGATGGATGAATTACGTCAAATGGTGTCAGTTACTGGTGAACCAATTCAAAGGTTGGGAGCATACATGTTGGAAGGGCTTGTTGCGCGGTTGGCCTCTTCAGGGAGTACGATTTGCAATGCAGTGAAATGTAAAGAACCAGAAAGCAAGGATCTCCTCTCTTATATGCACATTCTTTATGAGGTTTGCCCTTACTTCAAATTTGGGTATATGTCTGCCAATGGAGCTATTGCAGAAGCCATGAAGGATGAAAAGAGAGTTCACATAATTGATTTCCAAATTGCTCAGGGGAGTCAATGGCTTACTTTAATCCAGGCTTTTGCATCTAGGCCTGGTGGGCCACCCCACATCCGCATAACAGGTATTGATGATTCCATGTCAGCTTATGCTCGTGGAGGAGGTCTAAATATTGTGGGAAAGAGGCTATCTAAGCTTGCGGAGTCTTTTAAGGTGCCATTTGAGTTCCATGCTGTGGCCGTGTCTGGTTGCGAGGTTCAGCTAGAAAATCTTGGAGTTCGACCAGGGGAAGCTCTGGCTGTGAACTTCGCTTTTATGCTACATCACATGCCAGATGAAAGTGTCAGCACCCAGAATCATCGGGACAGGCTGCTGAGGCTGGTCAAGAGCCTGTCTCCAAAGGTGGTTACCCTTGTTGAGCAAGAATCTAACACAAATACTGCTGCATTCTATCCACGGTTCCTTGAAACGCTGAGCTACTACACTGCTATGTTTGAGTCGATTGATGTGACCCTTCCAAGGGAGCACAAGGAGCGAATCAATGTTGAGCAGCACTGCTTGGCAAGGGAGGTGGTTAACATATTAGCATGTGAGGGGCCTGAGAGGGTGGAACGCCATGAGCTTCTTGGTAAGTGGAGGTCACGGTTCAAAATGGCGGGATTTACTCCTTACCCTTTAAGCTCCTTGGTGAATGCTACCATTAAAACACTGCTGGAGAACTACTGTAACAAATATAGGCTTCAAGAACGAGACGGAGCTCTGTATCTTGGCTGGATGGACAGAGACTTGGTTGCTTCTTGTGCGTGGAAGTGAAACTACAGAGCACAATTGAGACATTTTTTAGGAATCAGCATCGAAAGCTGCAGTAGAACTAGTgcttttgttgtgtttttacCGTGTCGACAGCTCTAAAGAAGGTGCTGTCAACGTGTGTACTCTTTTATAAATCCAAAATGGCCATTTTCATTTAGACCAATTTAATGTCCTGAAAGTTATTGTTTGCTGGCTCAGAGAGAATGGCATTCTGGTGCAATTGCAGAATTTAATCATCGATGTGCTTTGACATAAATTATGtctttttcaagaaaataaaatattgattttggaAGAAGCCACATGATTAAGATTTAAGGTACTTGAGCATGAGCAAGAGGCGGGCTTCAATAAGTCAGCCCCTCAACGTGCTTGAAACGGCTTTACTTGTGCTGATTAAATTGAGCCATGACTGAATGTTTCCCTCAAACTAGCATGGGGAAATACGCGTTAGTCAAAGTCACCGCATCATAAGCAAACCAATCCTAAGCATGTTTTTGGTAGACCGTACGTAGTTGTGGAAACAATCAAATCACTGGCCGCACTTAGTTATGGAATAATTCACAGGCATTGCTTATGGCTTGTGCTTATAATCCTTCAAAGGCATTATGTATAGTTTTTGTTAGATCAGTGATATATTGGAACTATCTTCCCTGTCAAGATACATAGCAACACACAATAAAAGCAGgagaagaaaaaacagaaaaataaaaaatatgcatcAATGTTATTAAcaagaaaatactaaaacatctatcatatatattataaatgcagaaaaattctGTGTTGTACTGTTGTTATTTGACACATATTTTAAAACACCTGTTGGTGCTCTTCTAGCATTCCTATAAGCTACATGTCCATCCCAATCCATGTGAATAAACATCGTCCATACAGGCTTTGACTTGCCGCAACCAGAAACAGCATCATGAATCAGCTTTGGACAGGTTCTGGATTTGGCGTTTGTCGCTCGTTTATATTTGTCTCAATCCCTGGCTTGCCATTCATTTCTGATTTAGTTCTACTACGCTTGTCCTTCAGTTCCTCATCTTCAGTGCAAACAGCATCTACTTCCTCTGATTTAGTGCCTGCCTCACCGTTATGGGCTGTTGTGTGAACATTTGATCCAGCTGTATTATGGGTAACAATCCTTGCAGCAGGCATGTCGTGGTCATGTTGTCCCTCATATGTAGTTATAACCACTTTTGGATCATGAGATGCCCTCTCTACGTGTTTTTTAACCGGGCATCCAGAATTTGAGCATCTGTAGTAACTCCTGCATAAACCGATTGCAAAACTAGAGTCAGTATAAAACTTGATTGCAAAGTATTATCACTAATTTACCTATATTTTCACATTTGATTTATCACTAATCTACCCTTATATTCAAATGAAAGGGAAACTTTCTATGACTAATAGCATTGGAACTAAAGGTGCTAATTTTGAAGCCATCCAGGAATGACCTAATCTTTGGGAACaaaaaagttaaacaaaaaaagcaCTTTCCAGTAAGTCAAAGAGGATTACAAACCCAAAATACCAAAGAAGCTCTAATAGCAAACAACTATAAAGAAGCCATTAGGTTCACAGCCCTCTCTGAGAGACACGCCAAAGAAGACAACCAATCAAAACCACAAGCAAGATATTAAATTGGAGAGAGCTTGCAGATACTATAGTGGCCTGAATTTGTGGCTGCCCCATTCTAAAAGAGACTAGTATTCTAAAATGTCCATAATCTTATCCTTCTAATCTTTCAACCAAGGCATGATAAATTACTCCTTAAGAAATGAAAATTACAATAGAGGAAATTAATGGGGTGT of Quercus lobata isolate SW786 chromosome 8, ValleyOak3.0 Primary Assembly, whole genome shotgun sequence contains these proteins:
- the LOC115958353 gene encoding scarecrow-like transcription factor PAT1; the protein is MQASQRLRISGMSNGLYYQPIREVEANCLPQFQTFDCQPYYNDSSQASNNYLAQNFYERYCTLESSSANGSYAVHNSPSTVSFSPNGSPMSQQDSHSYPADPHYSPDNTYGSPISGSCITDEVHDFKHKLKELENVMLGPDCNVMLGPDCNFLDSYDSSFQNGINNTSLEMDSCRQVMEAISNRNLKQILIFCAKAVSDNDLLMAHWLMDELRQMVSVTGEPIQRLGAYMLEGLVARLASSGSTICNAVKCKEPESKDLLSYMHILYEVCPYFKFGYMSANGAIAEAMKDEKRVHIIDFQIAQGSQWLTLIQAFASRPGGPPHIRITGIDDSMSAYARGGGLNIVGKRLSKLAESFKVPFEFHAVAVSGCEVQLENLGVRPGEALAVNFAFMLHHMPDESVSTQNHRDRLLRLVKSLSPKVVTLVEQESNTNTAAFYPRFLETLSYYTAMFESIDVTLPREHKERINVEQHCLAREVVNILACEGPERVERHELLGKWRSRFKMAGFTPYPLSSLVNATIKTLLENYCNKYRLQERDGALYLGWMDRDLVASCAWK